In Oryza brachyantha chromosome 1, ObraRS2, whole genome shotgun sequence, the following are encoded in one genomic region:
- the LOC102712400 gene encoding ABC transporter B family member 9-like isoform X1: MAAPGAGGGEQHDAEKKEGRSSSSGDDAGAGAGNKLPFLRMFRYADGADKALMAVGTVAAMANGMSQPLMTVVFAAVIDCFGGADASTVLHRVSKVVLYYIYLGVGTSIASFLQVSCWTMAGERQSARIRSLYLESVLRQDIAFFDVEMTTGEAAARMSADTVLIQDALGEKVGKYIEVLTAFAGGFIIGFIRGWMLALVVMACIPPSIFSFAIVSRLRAQVSGRTQASYSKAGNVVEQTIGSIRTVVSFNGEKRAIAMYNNLIKKAYKATIMEGIVSGFGVGCIFFVVYCSYSLAFWYGAKLIISKGYTGGQIINVVFAILTGSMAIGNASPSISAIAEGQSAAHRLFEIINRKPKIEITDTSGIMLEDIKGDVELKDVCFSYPARPEQLILDGLSLQVPNGTTMAIVGQSGSGKSTVISLVERFYDPQAGEVLIDGININTLKLNWIRGKTSLVSQEPLLFMTSIKDNITYGKENATDEDIKRAAELANAANFIDKLPNAYDTMVGQHGAQLSGGQKQRIAIARAILKNPKVLLLDEATSALDVESERVVQEALNRVMVGRTTLIVAHRLSTIRNADCIAVVHQGKIVDQGSHDELIKDPDGAYSQLIQLQQNHSEESHDVQHNVSSSRLKSKSLSLEHSMIKDSPRNRRKNSTKYVGSSGSDGSHKHVLRDEQEDKEFGDRQYLKKAPIKRLFNLNKPEAPILLLAIIAAFVHGLLFPLFSIMMSGGIRSFYNPPHQLRKDSRFWALMCILMAIISLGSIQLEFFLFGMAGGKLIERVRCLSFQSIVHQEVAWFDDPSNSSGSLGAKLYIDALNIRRLVGDNLAILVQCTVTLIAGFSIAFASDWKLTLIIMCPIPLVGLQNYAQVKFLKGFSEDAKVMYEDASQVVTEAIGSIRTVASFCAEKRVIKTYNQKCQASMKQSIRSGMVGGLGFSFSQLMVYLTYALCFYVGAQFVHGGKSTFKDVFRVYFALIFTAFGISQTSGMASDSARAHESAASILAVIDRESKIDSSKDEGIILEKVDGKIDLNHVNFKYPSRPDVQVFCDFTLSIPSGKTVALVGESGSGKSTVIALLERFYDPDFGTISLDGVELKNLKLSWLRDQMGLVSQEPVLFNDTIHANIAYGSKGQATEEEIIAVAKAANAHEFISSLPQGYRTTVGERGTQLSGGQKQRIAIARAILKDPRILLLDEATSALDAESERIVQDALDQVMVSRTTIVVAHRLSTIKGADMIAVIKDGSIAEKGKHDSLIRINGGVYASLVELHSKTA; the protein is encoded by the exons atggcggcgccgggggctggaggaggagagcagcATGATGCTGAgaagaaggaaggaagaagcagcagcagcggcgacgacgccggcgccggcgccgggaaTAAGCTGCCGTTCCTGCGCATGTTCAGGTACGCCGACGGCGCGGACAAGGCGCTGATGGCGGTCGGCACcgtggcggcgatggcgaacggcatgTCGCAGCCGCTCATGACCGTCGTCTTCGCGGCGGTCATCGATTGcttcggcggcgccgacgccagCACCGTCCTCCACCGGGTCAGCAAG GTTGTTCTGTATTACATCTACTTGGGAGTGGGAACATCAATTGCTTCTTTTCTCC AGGTGTCATGTTGGACAATGGCTGGAGAAAGGCAGTCAGCACGCATTCGATCGTTATACCTTGAATCTGTTCTCAGACAAGACATTGCATTCTTTGATGTGGAGATGACAACTGGAGAAGCTGCTGCCCGAATGTCTGCAGACACTGTACTGATCCAAGATGCCCTCGGTGAGAAG GTAGGAAAGTACATAGAGGTTTTGACAGCCTTCGCTGGTGGTTTTATCATCGGATTCATAAGAGGATGGATGTTGGCCCTTGTCGTGATGGCTTGTATACCTCCAagtattttctcttttgcaatAGTCTCTCGATTACGGGCTCAAGTATCTGGAAGGACACAAGCATCATATAGCAAAGCAGGGAATGTTGTTGAGCAGACCATTGGATCTATACGAACG GTTGTCTCCTTCAATGGAGAGAAGAGAGCAATTGCAATGTACAACAATCTCATAAAAAAGGCATACAAGGCTACTATCATGGAAGGGATTGTCAGTGGTTTTGGCGTAGGCTGCATCTTTTTTGTTGTCTACTGCAGTTACTCTCTTGCATTTTGGTATGGCGCTAAGTTAATCATCAGCAAAGGCTATACTGGAGGGCAGATCATCAATGTCGTATTTGCAATTTTGACTGGTTCAAT GGCTATAGGTAATGCATCACCCTCTATTTCTGCTATTGCAGAAGGTCAATCTGCAGCTCACAGGTTATTCGAAATAATCAACAGAAAACCAAAGATTGAGATCACTGACACTTCTGGAATAATGTTAGAAGATATCAAGGGGGATGTTGAACTCAAGGACGTGTGTTTTAGCTACCCTGCAAGGCCTGAACAGCTGATACTTGATGGCTTAAGTCTACAAGTACCTAATGGTACTACAATGGCAATAGTTGGGCAGAGTGGAAGCGGCAAATCAACAGTAATTAGTCTGGTAGAGAGATTCTATGATCCACAGGCTGGTGAAGTGTTGATAGACGGAATCAACATCAATACCTTGAAACTAAACTGGATAAGAGGAAAAACGAGTCTTGTTAGCCAAGAACCATTGCTTTTTATGACCTCCATCAAAGATAACATAACCTATGGTAAAGAAAATGCTACCGACGAAGATATCAAGAGAGCAGCTGAGCTTGCCAATGCAGCAAACTTCATTGATAAGTTGCCTAAT GCATATGACACAATGGTGGGTCAACATGGTGCTCAGCTTTCTGGGGGGCAGAAGCAAAGGATTGCTATTGCAAGAGCAATccttaaaaatccaaaagtcCTCCTGTTGGATGAAGCTACTAGCGCACTGGATGTAGAGTCTGAGAGGGTAGTTCAAGAGGCACTAAATAGGGTCATGGTAGGGAGAACTACACTCATTGTTGCCCACCGTTTGAGTACCATCAGGAATGCTGACTGCATAGCAGTGGTTCACCAAGGAAAAATAGTTGACCAAG GTTCCCACGATGAGTTGATAAAGGATCCTGATGGAGCTTACTCTCAGCTTATTCAGTTACAACAGAACCATAGTGAAGAAAGCCATGACGTGCAACACAATGTGTCAAGTTCAAGACTTAAAAGTAAAAGTTTGTCTTTGGAACACTCAATGATCAAAGATTCTCCTAGAAACAGAAGAAAGAACTCCACAAAATACGTTGGCTCATCTGGATCTGATGGATCACACAAGCATGTTCTTAGAGATGAACAGGAAGATAAAGAATTTGGTGACAGACAGTATCTTAAGAAAGCACCAATCAAACGCCTTTTTAATCTTAACAAGCCAGAAGCACCTATTCTCCTATTAGCCATTATAGCTGCTTTTGTGCATGGACTTCTTTTCCCGTTATTTAGTATAATGATGTCTGGTGGTATAAGAAGTTTCTATAATCCACCACACCAACTTCGAAAAGATTCTAGGTTCTGGGCATTGATGTGCATTCTGATGGCAATAATTTCTCTGGGATCGATTCAACtagaatttttcttatttggaATGGCTGGTGGAAAACTTATCGAACGTGTCCGTTGTTTGTCTTTTCAAAGCATCGTCCATCAAGAAGTTGCTTGGTTTGATGATCCTTCTAATTCTAG CGGGTCACTTGGAGCAAAGCTGTATATTGATGCTTTGAACATCCGACGCCTCGTGGGAGATAACTTGGCCATACTAGTGCAGTGCACAGTAACACTTATTGCTGGATTTTCCATAGCATTTGCTTCTGACTGGAAGCTCACGCTGATCATCATGTGTCCGATTCCTTTGGTGGGTTTGCAGAATTATGCACAAGTGAAGTTCTTGAAAGGGTTCAGTGAAGATGCTAAG GTGATGTATGAAGATGCAAGTCAAGTTGTAACTGAAGCAATTGGTAGCATTAGGACTGTAGCGTCTTTCTGTGCAGAGAAGAGAGTAATTAAAACATACAACCAAAAATGCCAAGCTTCAATGAAACAGAGTATTAGAAGTGGAATGGTTGGAGGCTTGGGTTTCAGCTTCTCACAACTAATGGTGTATCTGACATATGCTCTTTGTTTCTATGTTGGTGCACAGTTTGTACATGGGGGAAAATCCACCTTTAAAGATGTCTTCAGG GTTTACTTTGCTTTGATTTTCACAGCTTTTGGAATTTCCCAAACAAGTGGGATGGCATCGGATTCAGCAAGAGCCCACGAATCTGCGGCTTCCATATTAGCTGTCATAGACAGAGAGTCCAAAATTGACTCAAGCAAGGATGAAGGCATAATACTAGAAAAGGTTGATGGCAAAATAGATTTGAACCATGTGAACTTCAAGTACCCATCCCGCCCAGATGTCCAAGTTTTCTGTGATTTTACTTTGAGCATCCCCTCTGGAAAG ACTGTCGCACTTGTTGGAGAGAGTGGCAGTGGCAAGTCTACAGTAATTGCTTTGCTGGAGCGATTCTATGACCCAGATTTTGGCACAATCTCACTAGATGGAGTAGAgcttaaaaacttaaaattgagTTGGTTAAGGGACCAAATGGGACTGGTAAGCCAAGAACCAGTGCTTTTCAATGACACAATTCATGCCAACATAGCATATGGAAGTAAAGGACAAGCAACCGAAGAAGAGATTATAGCTGTTGCTAAGGCAGCCAATGCTCATGAGTTCATATCGAGTTTACCTCAGGGATACAGGACTACTGTTGGAGAGAGAGGAACACAACTATCTGGTGGGCAAAAGCAACGGATAGCTATAGCAAGGGCCATATTGAAGGACCCAAGAATACTTCTACTGGATGAGGCTACAAGTGCCCTAGATGCCGAATCAGAGCGCATTGTTCAAGATGCACTGGATCAAGTTATGGTAAGCAGGACCACCATTGTGGTAGCACATCGCCTGTCCACGATTAAAGGGGCAGATATGATTGCAGTCATCAAAGATGGTTCAATCGCTGAAAAGGGAAAGCATGACTCCCTCATAAGGATCAACGGTGGAGTCTATGCATCACTGGTAGAACTACACTCAAAGACGGCATAA
- the LOC102712400 gene encoding ABC transporter B family member 4-like isoform X2: MAAPGAGGGEQHDAEKKEGRSSSSGDDAGAGAGNKLPFLRMFRYADGADKALMAVGTVAAMANGMSQPLMTVVFAAVIDCFGGADASTVLHRVSKVVLYYIYLGVGTSIASFLQVSCWTMAGERQSARIRSLYLESVLRQDIAFFDVEMTTGEAAARMSADTVLIQDALGEKVGKYIEVLTAFAGGFIIGFIRGWMLALVVMACIPPSIFSFAIVSRLRAQVSGRTQASYSKAGNVVEQTIGSIRTVVSFNGEKRAIAMYNNLIKKAYKATIMEGIVSGFGVGCIFFVVYCSYSLAFWYGAKLIISKGYTGGQIINVVFAILTGSMAIGNASPSISAIAEGQSAAHRLFEIINRKPKIEITDTSGIMLEDIKGDVELKDVCFSYPARPEQLILDGLSLQVPNGTTMAIVGQSGSGKSTVISLVERFYDPQAGEVLIDGININTLKLNWIRGKTSLVSQEPLLFMTSIKDNITYGKENATDEDIKRAAELANAANFIDKLPNAYDTMVGQHGAQLSGGQKQRIAIARAILKNPKVLLLDEATSALDVESERVVQEALNRVMVGRTTLIVAHRLSTIRNADCIAVVHQGKIVDQGSHDELIKDPDGAYSQLIQLQQNHSEESHDVQHNVSSSRLKSKSLSLEHSMIKDSPRNRRKNSTKYVGSSGSDGSHKHVLRDEQEDKEFGDRQYLKKAPIKRLFNLNKPEAPILLLAIIAAFVHGLLFPLFSIMMSGGIRSFYNPPHQLRKDSRFWALMCILMAIISLGSIQLEFFLFGMAGGKLIERVRCLSFQSIVHQEVAWFDDPSNSSGSLGAKLYIDALNIRRLVGDNLAILVQCTVTLIAGFSIAFASDWKLTLIIMCPIPLVGLQNYAQVKFLKGFSEDAKVMYEDASQVVTEAIGSIRTVASFCAEKRVIKTYNQKCQASMKQSIRSGMVGGLGFSFSQLMVYLTYALCFYVGAQFVHGGKSTFKDVFRVYFALIFTAFGISQTSGMASDSARAHESAASILAVIDRESKIDSSKDEGIILEKVDGKIDLNHVNFKYPSRPDVQVFCDFTLSIPSGKLREAKK; this comes from the exons atggcggcgccgggggctggaggaggagagcagcATGATGCTGAgaagaaggaaggaagaagcagcagcagcggcgacgacgccggcgccggcgccgggaaTAAGCTGCCGTTCCTGCGCATGTTCAGGTACGCCGACGGCGCGGACAAGGCGCTGATGGCGGTCGGCACcgtggcggcgatggcgaacggcatgTCGCAGCCGCTCATGACCGTCGTCTTCGCGGCGGTCATCGATTGcttcggcggcgccgacgccagCACCGTCCTCCACCGGGTCAGCAAG GTTGTTCTGTATTACATCTACTTGGGAGTGGGAACATCAATTGCTTCTTTTCTCC AGGTGTCATGTTGGACAATGGCTGGAGAAAGGCAGTCAGCACGCATTCGATCGTTATACCTTGAATCTGTTCTCAGACAAGACATTGCATTCTTTGATGTGGAGATGACAACTGGAGAAGCTGCTGCCCGAATGTCTGCAGACACTGTACTGATCCAAGATGCCCTCGGTGAGAAG GTAGGAAAGTACATAGAGGTTTTGACAGCCTTCGCTGGTGGTTTTATCATCGGATTCATAAGAGGATGGATGTTGGCCCTTGTCGTGATGGCTTGTATACCTCCAagtattttctcttttgcaatAGTCTCTCGATTACGGGCTCAAGTATCTGGAAGGACACAAGCATCATATAGCAAAGCAGGGAATGTTGTTGAGCAGACCATTGGATCTATACGAACG GTTGTCTCCTTCAATGGAGAGAAGAGAGCAATTGCAATGTACAACAATCTCATAAAAAAGGCATACAAGGCTACTATCATGGAAGGGATTGTCAGTGGTTTTGGCGTAGGCTGCATCTTTTTTGTTGTCTACTGCAGTTACTCTCTTGCATTTTGGTATGGCGCTAAGTTAATCATCAGCAAAGGCTATACTGGAGGGCAGATCATCAATGTCGTATTTGCAATTTTGACTGGTTCAAT GGCTATAGGTAATGCATCACCCTCTATTTCTGCTATTGCAGAAGGTCAATCTGCAGCTCACAGGTTATTCGAAATAATCAACAGAAAACCAAAGATTGAGATCACTGACACTTCTGGAATAATGTTAGAAGATATCAAGGGGGATGTTGAACTCAAGGACGTGTGTTTTAGCTACCCTGCAAGGCCTGAACAGCTGATACTTGATGGCTTAAGTCTACAAGTACCTAATGGTACTACAATGGCAATAGTTGGGCAGAGTGGAAGCGGCAAATCAACAGTAATTAGTCTGGTAGAGAGATTCTATGATCCACAGGCTGGTGAAGTGTTGATAGACGGAATCAACATCAATACCTTGAAACTAAACTGGATAAGAGGAAAAACGAGTCTTGTTAGCCAAGAACCATTGCTTTTTATGACCTCCATCAAAGATAACATAACCTATGGTAAAGAAAATGCTACCGACGAAGATATCAAGAGAGCAGCTGAGCTTGCCAATGCAGCAAACTTCATTGATAAGTTGCCTAAT GCATATGACACAATGGTGGGTCAACATGGTGCTCAGCTTTCTGGGGGGCAGAAGCAAAGGATTGCTATTGCAAGAGCAATccttaaaaatccaaaagtcCTCCTGTTGGATGAAGCTACTAGCGCACTGGATGTAGAGTCTGAGAGGGTAGTTCAAGAGGCACTAAATAGGGTCATGGTAGGGAGAACTACACTCATTGTTGCCCACCGTTTGAGTACCATCAGGAATGCTGACTGCATAGCAGTGGTTCACCAAGGAAAAATAGTTGACCAAG GTTCCCACGATGAGTTGATAAAGGATCCTGATGGAGCTTACTCTCAGCTTATTCAGTTACAACAGAACCATAGTGAAGAAAGCCATGACGTGCAACACAATGTGTCAAGTTCAAGACTTAAAAGTAAAAGTTTGTCTTTGGAACACTCAATGATCAAAGATTCTCCTAGAAACAGAAGAAAGAACTCCACAAAATACGTTGGCTCATCTGGATCTGATGGATCACACAAGCATGTTCTTAGAGATGAACAGGAAGATAAAGAATTTGGTGACAGACAGTATCTTAAGAAAGCACCAATCAAACGCCTTTTTAATCTTAACAAGCCAGAAGCACCTATTCTCCTATTAGCCATTATAGCTGCTTTTGTGCATGGACTTCTTTTCCCGTTATTTAGTATAATGATGTCTGGTGGTATAAGAAGTTTCTATAATCCACCACACCAACTTCGAAAAGATTCTAGGTTCTGGGCATTGATGTGCATTCTGATGGCAATAATTTCTCTGGGATCGATTCAACtagaatttttcttatttggaATGGCTGGTGGAAAACTTATCGAACGTGTCCGTTGTTTGTCTTTTCAAAGCATCGTCCATCAAGAAGTTGCTTGGTTTGATGATCCTTCTAATTCTAG CGGGTCACTTGGAGCAAAGCTGTATATTGATGCTTTGAACATCCGACGCCTCGTGGGAGATAACTTGGCCATACTAGTGCAGTGCACAGTAACACTTATTGCTGGATTTTCCATAGCATTTGCTTCTGACTGGAAGCTCACGCTGATCATCATGTGTCCGATTCCTTTGGTGGGTTTGCAGAATTATGCACAAGTGAAGTTCTTGAAAGGGTTCAGTGAAGATGCTAAG GTGATGTATGAAGATGCAAGTCAAGTTGTAACTGAAGCAATTGGTAGCATTAGGACTGTAGCGTCTTTCTGTGCAGAGAAGAGAGTAATTAAAACATACAACCAAAAATGCCAAGCTTCAATGAAACAGAGTATTAGAAGTGGAATGGTTGGAGGCTTGGGTTTCAGCTTCTCACAACTAATGGTGTATCTGACATATGCTCTTTGTTTCTATGTTGGTGCACAGTTTGTACATGGGGGAAAATCCACCTTTAAAGATGTCTTCAGG GTTTACTTTGCTTTGATTTTCACAGCTTTTGGAATTTCCCAAACAAGTGGGATGGCATCGGATTCAGCAAGAGCCCACGAATCTGCGGCTTCCATATTAGCTGTCATAGACAGAGAGTCCAAAATTGACTCAAGCAAGGATGAAGGCATAATACTAGAAAAGGTTGATGGCAAAATAGATTTGAACCATGTGAACTTCAAGTACCCATCCCGCCCAGATGTCCAAGTTTTCTGTGATTTTACTTTGAGCATCCCCTCTGGAAAG TTGCGAGAAGCCAAGAAATAG
- the LOC102711924 gene encoding LOW QUALITY PROTEIN: ABC transporter B family member 5-like (The sequence of the model RefSeq protein was modified relative to this genomic sequence to represent the inferred CDS: inserted 1 base in 1 codon): MDDTGRGRDGRETKDAAATAMTKKVPLLGMFRYADRLDVLLMVLGTVGAVANGMSEPLMSVFFGNVINSFGDSSSSTVLRSVTKVVLNFIYLGIGTLVASFLQMSCWTMAGERQSARIRSLYLKAVLRQDIAFFDTEMTTGEAVSRMSSDTLMIQGGLGEKAGKLVQLSSSFIGSFIIAFARGWLLTLVMLTSLPLIAIAGAVFAQALTRVSGKRQTSYSDAGDTVQQTIGSIRTVVSFNSEKKAIAMYSNFIKKAYKTTIEEGIITGFGMGCMLFITFGSYGLAFWYGGKLIVEKGYTGGRIITIMFTVLTGATSLGDAIPAFAAVVEGQSAAYXLFKTIERKPDIDSDDNIGMVLEDMNGDIELKDVYFHYPARPEKLILDGLSLQVASGTTMAIVGESGSGKSTVISLVERFYDPQSGEVLIDGISIKKLRLDWIRGKIGLVSQEPLLFMTSIKDNITYGKEDATLEEIKRAAKLANAANFIDKLPNGYDTLVGQRGAQLSGGQKQRIAIARAILKNPKILLLDEATSALDVESERIVQEALNRMMVQRTKLVVAHRLSTVRNVDCITVVQQGKIVEQGHHDALVKDPNGAYSQLVRLRGERHKLPHSRSKSTSVSFRRSRTKDSLSKSSTYSLKNSLGLPVDIDEDKITSEQQKVEHSDSEAVKKTPIGWLFNLNRPEVPVLLLGSIAASVHGVIFPLFGIIMPGVLKSFYEPPDKLQKDSRFWALMFVVLGVACFISIPVEYYFFGIAGGKLIERVCTLSFQRIMHQEVAWFDNPSNSRCDTQMHFYHFIFYKHIFTPVLRGHFIFYSGALGTRLSVDALNVRHLVGDNLALIVQATATLITGFVIAFAADWRLALIITCVIPLMGAQGYAQVKFLKGFSKQSKEMYEDANQVAAEAVGSIRTIASFCSEKKVVAMYNNKCEALRKQGIRSGIVGGIGFGFSSLMLFLTFSICFYVGAKFISQGKSTFSDVFKVFFALGLAAKSVSQSSALSSDATKARDSAISIFNILNRKSKIDSNSEEGMIMENVTGSIDFNNVSFKYPSRPDVQIFSDFTLHIPSQKTIALVGESGSGKSTIIALLERFYDPDSGIISLDGVEIRCLKVSWLRDQMGLVGQEPVLFNDTIRKNITYGKHGEVTEEEVMAVAKAANAHEFISSLPQGYDTMVGEKGMQLSGGQKQRVAIARAIIKDPKILLLDEATSALDAESERIVQDALDRVMVSRTTIVVAHRLSTIKGADMIAVLKEGIIAEKGKHEALMQIKDGAYASLVQLRSSSE; encoded by the exons ATGGACGATACAGGCAGAGGCAGAGATGGCCGGGAGACCAAGgatgcggcagcgacggcgatgacgaaGAAGGTGCCGCTGCTCGGCATGTTCCGGTACGCCGACCGCCTCGACGTGCTGCTGATGGTGCTCGGCACGGTGGGCGCGGTTGCCAACGGCATGTCGGAGCCGCTCATGTCGGTCTTCTTCGGCAACGTCATCAACTCCTTCGgcgacagcagcagcagcaccgtcCTCCGCAGCGTGACCAAG GTTGTCTTGAACTTCATATATCTGGGCATTGGAACGTTAGTTGCCTCCTTTCTCC AGATGTCATGCTGGACGATGGCAGGAGAAAGGCAGTCTGCCCGCATCCGTTCTTTATACCTGAAAGCAGTTCTGAGGCAGGATATTGCATTCTTTGACACAGAGATGACAACCGGCGAAGCAGTTTCTAGAATGTCTAGTGATACCCTCATGATTCAAGGTGGTCTTGGTGAGAAG GCAGGGAAGCTTGTACAACTGTCGTCAAGCTTCATTGGCAGCTTTATCATAGCATTCGCAAGAGGATGGCTGCTCACTCTTGTCATGCTAACATCGCTACCATTAATTGCTATTGCCGGAGCAGTTTTTGCACAGGCCCTAACTAGAGTTTCTGGCAAGAGACAAACATCATATAGTGATGCTGGGGACACAGTTCAACAGACCATTGGATCTATAAGAACA GTTGTGTCCTTCAACAGTGAGAAGAAGGCGATAGCAATGTACAgtaatttcataaaaaaggcATACAAGACTACCATCGAGGAAGGCATTATCACAGGCTTTGGCATGGGCTGTATGTTGTTCATCACATTTGGCAGCTATGGATTAGCCTTCTGGTACGGTGGAAAGCTAATCGTTGAGAAAGGTTACACGGGAGGAAGGATCATTACCATCATGTTTACCGTGTTAACCGGTGCAAC CTCATTAGGTGATGCAATACCTGCATTCGCTGCAGTAGTTGAAGGTCAATCTGCAGCAT ACTTGTTCAAAACAATTGAGAGGAAGCCAGATATAGATTCAGATGATAACATTGGGATGGTTTTAGAAGATATGAATGGGGATATTGAGCTAAAGGATGTGTACTTTCACTACCCTGCAAGACCTGAGAAGTTGATATTGGATGGATTGTCATTACAAGTAGCGAGTGGAACAACAATGGCTATAGTTGGAGAGAGTGGAAGTGGCAAGTCAACAGTAATCAGCCTAGTTGAAAGATTCTATGATCCACAGTCAGGCGAAGTTTTGATAGATGGAATTAGCATCAAGAAACTTAGACTTGACTGGATAAGAGGGAAGATCGGTCTTGTTAGCCAAGAACCTCTGCTTTTTATGACCTCCATTAAAGATAACATAACATATGGTAAAGAGGATGCAACACTTGAAGAGATCAAGAGAGCTGCCAAGCTTGCAAATGCAGCAAATTTCATTGACAAGTTACCTAAT GGTTATGATACATTAGTTGGCCAGCGCGGTGCTCAGCTTTCTGGAGGACAAAAACAGAGAATTGCAATTGCAAGAGCCATccttaaaaatccaaaaatactTTTGCTAGATGAAGCAACAAGTGCACTTGATGTGGAGTCTGAGAGGATAGTTCAGGAGGCACTAAATAGAATGATGGTACAAAGAACCAAACTCGTTGTCGCTCATCGCTTGAGCACTGTGAGGAATGTAGATTGCATCACAGTCGTCCAGCAAGGAAAAATAGTTGAACAAG GTCATCATGATGCACTGGTGAAGGATCCCAATGGGGCTTACTCCCAGCTGGTTAGGCTGCGTGGTGAAAGGCATAAACTACCACATTCCAGATCAAAAAGTACTAGTGTGTCATTCAGACGGTCAAGAACTAAAGATTCTCTCAGCAAGAGCAGTACGTATTCCTTGAAGAATTCCTTAGGATTGCCTGTAGATATAGATGAGGACAAAATCACAAGCGAACAACAAAAGGTAGAGCACTCGGACAGTGAGGCCGTTAAGAAAACACCAATTGGATGGCTTTTTAATCTTAATAGGCCAGAAGTGCCAGTTCTTCTGCTAGGTTCCATAGCAGCTTCAGTGCATGGAGTCATTTTCCCATTATTTGGTATAATAATGCCAGGTGTTCTAAAATCTTTCTATGAACCACCAGATAAGCTGCAAAAAGATTCTAGATTTTGGGCATTGATGTTTGTTGTTCTGGGGGTTGCTTGTTTTATTTCAATACCAGtagaatattatttttttggaattgcTGGTGGAAAGCTTATAGAGCGTGTCTGCACACTGTCATTTCAAAGGATTATGCACCAAGAGGTCGCTTGGTTTGACAACCCATCAAATTCCAGGTGTGATACTCAGATGCACTTTTACCATTTTATcttctataaacatatatttactcCAGTGCTCAGAggccattttattttttacagtGGGGCACTTGGAACAAGGCTCTCAGTCGATGCATTGAATGTCCGGCATTTAGTAGGAGATAACCTGGCCCTTATAGTCCAGGCTACAGCTACATTAATCACTGGCTTTGTCATAGCTTTTGCAGCAGATTGGAGGCTTGCACTGATCATCACATGTGTAATTCCTTTAATGGGTGCACAGGGCTATGCCCAGGTTAAGTTCTTGAAGGGATTTAGCAAGCAATCTAAG GAGATGTATGAGGATGCAAACCAAGTTGCCGCAGAAGCAGTAGGTAGCATCAGAACTATAGCATCTTTCTGCTCAGAGAAAAAAGTGGTTGCAATGTACAACAATAAGTGTGAAGCTTTAAGAAAACAGGGAATTCGAAGTGGAATTGTTGGAGGGATTGGCTTTGGTTTCTCATCCTTGATGTTATTTCTGACTTTCAGTATTTGCTTCTATGTTGGTGCAAAGTTCATAAGTCAGGGAAAATCTACTTTTTCAGATGTTTTCAAA GTTTTCTTTGCTTTAGGTTTGGCAGCTAAAAGTGTTTCACAGTCAAGTGCATTGTCTTCTGATGCAACAAAGGCAAGGGATTCTGCCATTTCCATTTTTAATATTCTAAACCGGAAGTCCAAGATTGACTCAAATAGCGAGGAGGGAATGATAATGGAGAATGTCACTGGCAGCATTGATTTCAATAATGTCAGTTTCAAGTACCCATCACGCCCTGATGTTCAAATATTCAGTGACTTTACCTTGCACATTCCTTCCCAAAAG ACCATAGCACTTGTTGGAGAGAGCGGTAGTGGGAAGTCCACGATAATTGCTTTATTAGAGCGTTTCTATGATCCTGATTCTGGTATTATCTCACTAGATGGAGTCGAAATTAGATGCTTAAAAGTCAGCTGGTTGAGGGATCAGATGGGGCTTGTAGGCCAAGAGCCAGTGCTTTTCAATGACACAATCCGTAAAAACATAACATATGGGAAACACGGCGAGGTAACTGAGGAAGAGGTCATGGCCGTGGCCAAGGCAGCAAACGCCCATGAGTTCATATCAAGCCTGCCACAAGGATATGACACAATGGTAGGTGAGAAAGGGATGCAACTATCCGGTGGGCAAAAACAGCGGGTAGCAATTGCAAGGGCCATCATAAAGGACCCTAAGATACTGCTACTTGATGAGGCAACCAGTGCTCTGGATGCAGAATCGGAGCGCATTGTTCAAGATGCACTGGATCGAGTCATGGTCAGCAGGACTACCATTGTAGTGGCACACCGCCTCTCCACAATCAAAGGGGCTGATATGATTGCAGTCCTCAAGGAAGGAATAATTGCAGAAAAGGGAAAGCATGAAGCACTGATGCAGATCAAGGATGGAGCATATGCTTCACTTGTACAACTCCGCTCTAGTTCCGAGTAA